The Pontibacter pudoricolor genome contains a region encoding:
- the pepE gene encoding dipeptidase PepE, with the protein MSRNLLLISTSTTHGTGYLEHAETEIKEILKGKSSILFIPYARPNGISHKDYTAKAREAFEKWGISVTGVHEYDNPVKAVNEAEAVFIGGGNTFLLLKQLYANKLVETLQMRVRKGMPYIGTSAGTNVAGKTIGTTNDMPIVHPKTLDALELVPFNINPHYLDPIPDSTHMGESRETRILEFHGHNRQPVVGLREGSMLRVGSDKIQLLGPLTARIFLQGQKPMEFAPSDDITFLLEAY; encoded by the coding sequence ATGAGCAGAAATTTATTATTGATCAGCACATCAACTACGCACGGCACCGGTTACCTGGAGCATGCCGAAACAGAAATAAAAGAAATATTAAAAGGGAAGAGCAGCATCCTGTTTATTCCTTATGCCCGCCCCAATGGCATATCTCATAAAGATTATACTGCCAAAGCCCGCGAAGCTTTCGAGAAGTGGGGGATAAGCGTAACCGGCGTGCATGAGTATGATAACCCGGTAAAAGCTGTGAACGAAGCTGAGGCTGTATTTATAGGCGGTGGCAACACGTTTCTGCTGCTAAAGCAACTATACGCCAACAAACTGGTGGAGACACTACAGATGCGTGTACGTAAAGGGATGCCTTATATCGGAACCAGTGCGGGAACAAACGTAGCCGGCAAAACCATTGGTACAACCAATGATATGCCTATTGTGCACCCCAAAACACTGGATGCCCTGGAACTTGTGCCCTTCAATATAAACCCGCATTACCTGGACCCGATTCCGGACTCCACGCACATGGGCGAGAGCCGCGAAACCCGCATCCTGGAATTTCATGGCCATAACCGTCAGCCGGTAGTTGGCTTGCGAGAAGGCAGCATGTTGCGAGTAGGAAGCGATAAAATTCAGCTATTGGGTCCATTAACAGCACGTATTTTCCTGCAAGGTCAGAAACCGATGGAGTTTGCTCCATCTGATGATATTACTTTCCTGCTGGAGGCTTACTAG
- a CDS encoding MBL fold metallo-hydrolase: METNEMNNRYKHTFPVAPGVWGLKTVFVNLYFVTEQDGSWTLIDTGIYGSASKIKAAAEELFGQNATPRSILLTHGHFDHIGAVKELANEWEVPVYAHPLELPYLTGQSSYPPPDASVGGGGMAYMAFMYPKKPINITKHIELLPQDGSVPGLREWKWLHTPGHTAGHVSFFREYDKVLIAGDAFITRHGESIMAVMTQKKHVYGPPKYYTTNWAEAQQSVEKLAYLNPAVAATGHGMPMRGPKLQWQLEELVRDFWSVAVPEHGRYVHEPAITDEMGVVSVPPAVSNPANKVLLAAGLVTLAGAAFLTMRNRNGKKKAEKIYTSERPFSHNRPLTDVPPTIGQEDPLAHTNNYP; the protein is encoded by the coding sequence ATGGAAACTAATGAAATGAATAACCGGTACAAGCACACCTTTCCGGTAGCGCCCGGCGTTTGGGGCTTAAAAACCGTATTTGTGAACCTGTACTTTGTAACCGAGCAGGACGGAAGCTGGACCCTGATTGATACAGGCATTTACGGCTCTGCCAGCAAAATAAAAGCCGCTGCCGAAGAACTGTTCGGGCAAAATGCCACCCCCCGGTCTATTTTGCTTACCCACGGACATTTTGACCATATTGGTGCCGTAAAAGAACTGGCAAACGAATGGGAAGTACCTGTTTATGCGCACCCCCTGGAGCTGCCTTACCTGACCGGCCAATCCAGCTACCCGCCACCAGATGCAAGTGTTGGCGGCGGCGGCATGGCGTATATGGCCTTTATGTACCCTAAAAAACCGATAAATATTACCAAGCACATAGAACTGTTGCCACAAGACGGTTCTGTGCCGGGTTTGCGCGAGTGGAAATGGCTGCACACACCCGGGCATACAGCAGGGCACGTTTCTTTTTTCAGGGAATATGACAAGGTATTAATTGCCGGCGATGCCTTTATAACCCGACACGGCGAATCGATAATGGCCGTGATGACGCAGAAAAAACATGTTTACGGGCCACCAAAATACTATACAACCAACTGGGCCGAAGCACAGCAATCAGTCGAAAAACTGGCGTACCTAAACCCGGCTGTAGCAGCAACCGGCCATGGCATGCCTATGCGCGGACCAAAACTACAATGGCAACTCGAAGAGCTGGTGCGCGATTTCTGGTCTGTTGCAGTACCTGAGCATGGACGTTATGTACATGAACCTGCTATTACTGATGAAATGGGTGTGGTTTCAGTACCTCCTGCAGTTAGCAATCCGGCAAATAAAGTGTTGCTGGCAGCTGGTTTAGTTACGCTTGCCGGCGCAGCCTTCCTGACAATGCGCAACAGAAACGGTAAAAAAAAAGCGGAGAAGATCTATACTTCCGAACGGCCATTTTCTCATAACCGGCCCCTAACTGATGTTCCGCCAACTATAGGCCAGGAAGATCCACTGGCACATACCAATAATTATCCGTAA
- a CDS encoding sensor histidine kinase produces the protein MSKTKNPSPDPQEKTNALENRGLGKEELYRLLIEGVGDYAIFMLDKRGHIITWNKGAEQIKGYKADEIIGKHFSIFYPREAIEMNYPQFELTKALAEGKFEDEGWRIRKDGTQIWANVIITAVYNKQGKHIGFSKVTRDLSERRKNEELMLKNKELLRINTDLDNFVYTASHDLKAPVVNLEGLVEVLKEDLGENKHEDILNRISSSINRLKSVINDLTDVARLQDASAGKEEVIVGELFEEVKKDLEFAIAKSKANIVSDFKDYSLSKYPRNNLRSILYNLLSNAIKYSSPNRVPEITLKLEQDLPDQLVLSVSDNGLGMSESQRLKVFQMYRRMHTHVEGSGLGLYIVKRMLENNGDRIEVQGEEGTGSTFKVFFKV, from the coding sequence ATGAGTAAAACGAAAAACCCTTCACCTGACCCACAGGAAAAAACAAATGCTTTAGAGAATCGCGGCCTTGGCAAAGAGGAACTATACCGTTTGCTGATTGAGGGCGTAGGCGACTATGCTATATTTATGCTGGATAAAAGAGGGCATATTATAACATGGAACAAGGGCGCAGAGCAAATTAAAGGCTATAAGGCAGATGAGATTATCGGGAAGCACTTCTCCATTTTTTATCCGCGTGAAGCTATAGAAATGAACTACCCTCAGTTTGAACTTACCAAAGCGCTGGCTGAAGGCAAGTTTGAGGATGAGGGCTGGCGAATACGGAAAGATGGTACTCAGATATGGGCCAACGTAATCATTACTGCAGTTTATAATAAACAGGGGAAGCACATTGGATTTTCTAAGGTAACCAGAGACCTCTCTGAGCGCCGGAAGAATGAGGAGCTGATGCTCAAGAATAAAGAGCTGCTCCGCATCAATACCGACCTTGATAATTTTGTTTATACTGCATCTCACGACTTAAAAGCACCTGTAGTAAACCTGGAAGGTCTGGTTGAAGTGCTGAAAGAGGACCTGGGAGAGAACAAACACGAAGATATACTGAACCGGATATCTTCTTCTATTAACAGGCTGAAGAGTGTAATAAATGACCTGACAGATGTAGCCAGGCTTCAGGATGCAAGTGCCGGAAAAGAAGAGGTGATTGTAGGCGAGCTTTTTGAAGAAGTAAAAAAAGACCTGGAGTTTGCAATTGCTAAAAGTAAAGCGAATATCGTATCAGACTTTAAAGACTATAGTTTATCTAAATACCCCCGAAATAACCTGCGCAGTATCCTGTATAACCTGCTTTCAAATGCTATAAAATATTCATCGCCGAACAGAGTTCCGGAAATAACCCTGAAACTGGAACAGGACCTGCCCGACCAGTTAGTGCTAAGTGTGTCTGATAACGGGCTGGGGATGAGTGAGTCGCAAAGGTTGAAGGTGTTTCAGATGTACAGGCGGATGCATACCCATGTAGAAGGCTCCGGACTTGGATTGTACATTGTTAAGAGGATGCTTGAAAACAATGGCGACCGCATAGAAGTGCAAGGTGAGGAAGGAACAGGATCTACCTTTAAAGTCTTCTTTAAAGTGTAA
- a CDS encoding DUF4249 domain-containing protein: MKKINTLLFVLLSAVVGLTGCESDVKDIDSFEGKSKLVVVSYISPQDTMLVVRVQKTQPAIGRKMTDEQLKVKDAIVTISNGASVIALNYNPEAMHYEADARAWPIEAGKTYSLKVTSLAGNAEATCTIPSTDGIEITEIKAPYTIEKDYYGRDMRWYTVSYKWRDAPDVTNFYRTLVYKQYTYTDPVTGAKHVQKEGLNWNSGDSKDIHTDKDTQNGLLTSQALSYYEYNYESIDKPFYIYAVLVVSDKNYYLYQQSLDNQGQNSGNPFAEPYVMYTNIEGGLGVFAGYNQLVSRIELN; the protein is encoded by the coding sequence ATGAAAAAAATAAATACACTATTGTTTGTGCTGCTAAGCGCTGTAGTTGGTTTAACCGGCTGCGAAAGCGATGTAAAGGATATAGATTCTTTTGAAGGCAAGTCTAAACTGGTGGTGGTTTCCTATATCTCGCCCCAGGATACCATGCTGGTAGTACGTGTGCAGAAAACGCAGCCCGCCATTGGCAGAAAAATGACGGACGAACAGCTAAAAGTGAAAGATGCTATAGTTACTATCTCTAACGGAGCCTCGGTAATTGCCCTGAACTATAATCCGGAAGCGATGCACTACGAAGCTGATGCCAGGGCCTGGCCCATTGAAGCGGGCAAAACCTATAGTTTAAAAGTAACATCCCTGGCAGGTAACGCCGAAGCAACCTGTACCATACCCTCTACGGACGGTATCGAAATTACAGAAATAAAAGCCCCCTACACTATAGAAAAAGATTACTATGGCCGTGATATGCGCTGGTATACGGTAAGCTATAAGTGGCGTGATGCGCCTGATGTCACTAATTTTTACCGTACCCTGGTCTACAAACAGTATACCTACACTGACCCTGTTACCGGTGCTAAACATGTACAAAAAGAGGGGCTAAACTGGAATTCGGGAGATAGCAAAGACATACATACCGACAAGGATACTCAAAATGGCTTATTAACCTCCCAGGCATTGTCTTATTATGAATATAATTACGAATCTATCGATAAGCCATTCTATATCTATGCAGTGCTGGTGGTATCTGACAAAAATTATTACCTGTACCAGCAATCGCTGGATAATCAGGGACAGAATAGCGGCAACCCGTTTGCTGAGCCTTATGTGATGTATACCAACATAGAAGGCGGGCTCGGCGTTTTTGCCGGGTATAACCAGCTAGTATCCAGGATAGAACTGAACTAG
- a CDS encoding TonB-dependent receptor codes for MKQLFTLLLLLCSISIAFAQNKHTISGYVREKGSQEQLIGVSIFQPGTVNSTSTNTYGFYSLTLPATDSVTLAFGYLGYKQEVRTIALRQNIELNIDLQRLETSLKEVEVVAERVEKVSRSVEMSKIDIPVSQIKNIPMLLGEKDVMKVLQLMPGVQKGSEGNSGIYVRGGGPDQNLIILDDATVYNASHLFGFFSLFNGDALKSVELTKGGFPARYGGRLSSVIELNMKEGNKEELHGEGGIGLISSRLMVEGPLKQGKSSFLISGRRTYADVLARPFMPDDGKVGYYFYDLNTKVNYDFGRKNKLYLSGYFGQDRFYYKDKDEKGETNGGVNWGNATGTLRWNHLFNERLFSNTSLVFSRYKFNISAEEKSNNEGQYKLNYFSGIQDAALKFDVDYLPGPKHSVKAGLQSTFHMFTPSALVVKDPETDKDKENKQRISSVESSVYVEDTYKPTPYLRINAGLRLSHFAAENKSYFMPEPRLSAAYNLRDDLAVKASYARMNQYVHLISNTGIGLPTDLWVPTTDRLAPQKSQQVAVGIAKDFLDRDLALTIEGYYKKSDNIIGYKEGASFLIIEDPESAEQVSWEDNITTGQGWSYGLEFLLQKKVGRFSGWAGYTLSWTQLQFDSLNYGKKFYARYDRRHDISLVGIYELRDNITLSGTWVYGTGNAITMPIGSYMDSPNKPSKYDMQWYSYYSTTVVDYGERNSSRMAAYHRMDVGIQFHKKKKWGERTWEISFYNAYNRKNPFFYYMEEEYYNEEHSEAKLKQVALFPVIPSVSYGFKF; via the coding sequence ATGAAACAACTCTTTACGCTTTTGCTGCTCTTGTGCAGTATTAGTATCGCTTTTGCCCAAAATAAACATACCATAAGCGGTTACGTGCGCGAAAAAGGCAGCCAAGAGCAACTGATCGGGGTTAGTATTTTCCAGCCGGGCACGGTCAACAGCACAAGCACCAACACCTACGGGTTCTACTCTTTAACATTGCCTGCCACCGACTCTGTAACACTCGCCTTTGGGTATCTTGGCTATAAACAGGAGGTCAGAACTATAGCATTGCGCCAGAACATAGAACTCAATATAGACCTGCAACGTCTCGAAACTTCTTTAAAAGAAGTGGAAGTGGTGGCTGAGCGGGTAGAGAAAGTAAGCCGGTCGGTGGAAATGAGTAAGATTGATATCCCGGTTTCCCAGATCAAGAATATACCCATGCTGCTGGGCGAGAAGGATGTGATGAAAGTGCTGCAGCTGATGCCGGGTGTGCAGAAGGGCAGTGAAGGCAACAGTGGTATTTATGTGCGGGGCGGCGGCCCGGACCAAAACCTGATCATTCTGGATGACGCTACGGTTTACAACGCATCGCACCTGTTCGGTTTCTTCTCGCTGTTTAACGGCGATGCGCTTAAAAGTGTGGAGCTGACCAAAGGCGGTTTTCCGGCACGATATGGCGGCAGGCTGTCGTCGGTGATAGAGCTGAACATGAAAGAAGGCAACAAGGAAGAGCTACACGGAGAAGGCGGAATCGGGCTTATTTCGTCGCGGCTGATGGTGGAAGGACCCCTAAAGCAGGGGAAATCCTCGTTCCTGATCTCGGGGCGCAGAACCTATGCCGATGTGCTGGCCCGCCCGTTTATGCCGGATGATGGCAAGGTAGGATATTACTTTTATGACCTCAATACAAAAGTTAACTACGACTTTGGCCGCAAAAACAAACTATACCTGAGCGGCTATTTCGGGCAGGACCGCTTTTATTATAAAGACAAAGACGAGAAAGGCGAAACCAACGGTGGCGTAAACTGGGGCAATGCAACCGGTACGCTTCGCTGGAACCATCTTTTTAACGAACGCCTTTTCTCCAACACCTCCCTTGTGTTTAGCCGCTACAAATTCAATATCTCAGCAGAAGAAAAGAGTAACAACGAAGGCCAGTATAAACTGAATTACTTTTCGGGTATACAGGATGCGGCGCTTAAGTTTGATGTAGATTACCTGCCAGGTCCAAAGCACTCTGTTAAAGCTGGTTTGCAGTCTACGTTCCATATGTTTACGCCAAGCGCACTGGTTGTAAAAGACCCTGAGACGGATAAGGATAAAGAAAACAAACAACGGATAAGCAGCGTGGAATCGTCGGTTTATGTGGAAGATACTTACAAGCCAACCCCTTATTTAAGAATAAATGCAGGCTTGCGTTTAAGCCATTTTGCCGCCGAAAACAAAAGCTATTTTATGCCGGAGCCACGCCTGTCAGCTGCCTATAACCTGCGCGACGACCTGGCCGTGAAAGCCTCTTATGCCCGCATGAACCAGTACGTGCACCTGATCAGTAACACCGGTATTGGTCTGCCAACCGATCTTTGGGTACCCACCACAGACCGCTTAGCCCCGCAAAAATCGCAGCAGGTAGCAGTGGGCATTGCCAAAGATTTCCTGGATAGGGACCTGGCGCTGACTATAGAAGGCTACTATAAAAAGTCGGATAATATTATCGGGTATAAAGAAGGAGCCAGCTTCCTGATAATAGAAGACCCTGAAAGTGCCGAACAGGTAAGCTGGGAAGACAATATTACAACTGGGCAGGGCTGGTCTTATGGGTTAGAATTTCTGTTGCAGAAAAAAGTAGGGCGCTTCTCGGGCTGGGCTGGCTATACCTTGTCCTGGACGCAGTTGCAGTTCGACTCGCTTAACTATGGCAAAAAGTTTTATGCCCGCTACGACCGCCGCCACGATATTTCGCTGGTAGGGATCTATGAGCTGCGCGATAATATTACGCTTTCCGGAACATGGGTGTATGGAACCGGTAATGCCATAACCATGCCTATAGGGTCGTACATGGACAGCCCAAACAAACCCTCGAAATACGACATGCAATGGTATTCCTACTATAGCACTACGGTAGTTGATTATGGCGAGCGTAACAGCAGTCGTATGGCCGCTTATCACCGCATGGATGTTGGTATTCAGTTTCATAAAAAGAAGAAGTGGGGAGAACGCACCTGGGAGATCAGTTTTTACAATGCCTACAACCGCAAAAACCCGTTCTTTTATTACATGGAGGAAGAGTATTATAACGAAGAACATTCGGAGGCGAAGCTTAAGCAGGTGGCGCTCTTCCCGGTCATCCCGTCAGTTAGTTATGGTTTTAAGTTTTGA